The segment AGGACGTCTCTACGCCAGAGATCATCGCCTGCGTAGCAGAGGGCATGCGCACGAGAATTACGCAGCTGCCCATTTCCCCGATAGCGCTCAAGACGGGCGCCCGCCTGCTTGGCCGGCCTGCCCTGTACCAGCAGCTGTGCGGTTCGCTACAGATCGATATCACGCGAGCGCGCCGCCTGCTCGACTGGACACCCGCCACAACATCCCGTGACGGTCTGATTGCAATGGGGCGGTGGTACAGGGAGAATGTCATGTCGAAACAGACAAGCCCAGTTTAGCTAAATCTACCCAAAGAACCGATCCATGTCAGTACTCATTCCTCTGCTCGTTCCGGTTTTCGCTCTGAGCTGTGTCATGGTATATCTGCTAAGCCGCACCGGTTCGCTGCTCCGGATTATTGACCATCCCAACGAGCGATCTCTTCACCAGATACCGACGCCTCGCACAGGCGGACTGGGAATCTGGGTCGGGAGTCTCGCCGGACTTGGTGCTGTCTCGCTGCTGTTCGGAGAGGTGCTGGAGGTTATTTGGTTAGCAACTGGTGCATTGATCATAGCTATCATCTCATTCATTGATGATCGTTTACATGTACCCGTTAGGATCAGGCTTTCAATCCATCTGTTGGCAGCAATAACCCTCGTGATTGGCGGATTACAATGGCAATCCATTGAATTACCCGGATTACATATTAATCTTCCCCCTGGAATAACGCATGTATTAAGCGTGTTGTTCATCATCTGGATGACCAACCTCTACAATTTCATGGACGGTATGGACGGCCTCGCCGGTGGTATGGCCGTATTCGGCTTCGGCACCCTGGGTATGCTCGGTCACCTTGCAGGGGATGACTTTTACGCCGCAATGTGCTGGATGATTGCGGCATCCTCTGCCGGATTCCTAGTGTGGAATTTCCCGCCGGCACGCATCTTCATGGGTGATACCGGCTCCTCTGTCCTCGGGTTGCTGGCCGCGGCGCTGTCTTTGTGGGCGGATCGGGATGGACTGTTCCCGCTATGGACCGCCATGCTGATCTTTGCTCCGTTCGTCTTTGATGCGACACTGACCTTGGCGCGTCGTACTCTTCAGGGAGAACGCATCTGGGAAGCGCATCGCAGTCACTATTACCAGCGTCTGGTTCAGGCGGGATGGAGTCATCGACGTACCGTACTGTGGGAGTACGGGTTGATGCTGCTGTGCAGCGCGGGCGCCTTCTACGCCTTTCGTGCCTCGACGGCGGGGCAGTGGATGATCATCGGAATGATCCTCAGCACATGCCTGGCTGGCGTGGTCGGAGTGCGTCATATCGAACGACGCCACTTGGCCAGCCGGATGCCGAAAATCTCCTTGTAGCAACCTGATTCCTGGAAGCAACCTTTCCCTACGATTCAACGTGTATTTATACGATAGTATTAACCCGAATATCCGCTATCCTCGGGCGGTAAAATCGCATTAACATCGCATAGATATTGCAGTACAATACGCCGCATTGCTTCAATAACAAAAAATTCTTACCAAATCAGCGATTAATACTGATATGGTGGGTAACTTGGCAAGAGGAGTGGGCCTTGGCCTCAAAGCGCCGGATCGCGATCGTTGCTCATGACCTCTGCATGGTCGCGGGCGCCTGGTTCCTGGCTTACCTGACCCGCTATAACTTCCAACTGTCCGCCGGTGTCTGGCCGGTCCTGTGGCAAACCCTCCCAGTGGTGATAGCAGTCCAGGGGCTGGTCCTGTGGCGTTTCGGCCTCTACCGTGGTGTCTGGCGCTTTGCCAGCGTCCCGGACCTCTGGAACATTATACGTGCCGCGGCTATCGGTGTTTTCATCATTGCCCTGGCCGAATTCCTGATCAATCGGCTGGCGGGCATTCCGCGCGCGATCTTCCTGCTGTACCCGATCTATCTGGTGCTGTTGCTGGGAACGCCCCGCCTGGGCTACCGCATCTGGAGGGATTACCGGCTCGGAATGCTGAACGGCGCCAACCGAAAACGGGTACTGATCCTGGGCGCCGGCCGGGCAGGGGAGATGCTGGCCCGCGACATGCGACGGGATGGCGGCTATATCCCGGTGGGATTCCTCGATGATCAGCCGGCCCTGAAAGGCTTCAAGGTCCATAATCTGCCGGTGCTGGGCACAATCGACCGGCTGCCCGAGATCGCGCGGGACCATGCGTTGGACCTGGTGATCATCGCGCTCCCGTCTGCGACCAACGCCCAGATGCGGCGGGTCGTGGAGATCTGCGAGCAGGCAGAAATCGAGTTCCGCACACTGCCCAACCTGCGGGATCTCGGGGCTGGGCAACCCACCGTATCCGAACTGCGCGAGGTCAATATCGAGGACCTGCTCGGGCGGACCCCGATCACGCTGGACTGGAACCGCATCAGCAAGGGTCTTGCCGGACAGACGGTCCTGGTGAGCGGAGGCGGGGGCTCGATCGGCTCCGAGCTGTGCCGCCAGATCGCGCGCCTGCGACCCGCTGCCCTGGTCCTGTTCGAAAACAACGAGTACAACCTGTTCGAGATCGAGCGCGAACTGCGCGGGAAGCACCCCGACCTGGTCCTGCATGCCTATCTGGGCGACGTGCGCGACCGCGCCTCGGTGGTCCGGGCCTTCGAGCGATTCAAGCCCCAGGTGGTGTTCCATGCCGCCGCCTACAAACATGTCCCCATGCTGGAATCCCAGGCCCGCGAGGCGGTGCGCAACAACGTGCTCGGTACCCGCCTGATGGCCCAGACCGCCGACCGCTTCGGCTGCGAGGCCTTCGTCATGATCTCCACCGACAAGGCGGTGAATCCGGCCAATGTGATGGGCGCCAGCAAGCGGGTGGCCGAAATCTACTGCCAGTCCTTCGCCAAGCGCTCGCGCACGCGTTTCATCACGGTGCGTTTCGGCAATGTGCTGGGATCAGCCGGGAGTGTCATTCCGATCTTTCAGAAGCAGATCAAGGCCGGCGGCCCGGTGACGGTCACTCACCCGGACATCACGCGCTATTTCATGACCATCCCCGAGGCGGCCCAGCTCATCATGCAGGCGGGGGTGATGGGCGAGGGCGGGGAGATCTTCGTGCTCGATATGGGTGAGCCGGTGCGCATCGGTTATCTGGCCGAGCAGATGATCCGCCTGTCCGGGAAGACCCCTGGAGAGGACATAGAAATTATCTATACCGGCCTGCGTCCAGGCGAGAAGTTCTACGAGGAGCTGTTTTACGACCAGGAGGAGTATAAATCCACCGGGCATGATAAAATCCTCCTCGCGCATTCTGTCGTCGTCGACTGGTCGATGCTGACGTCGGATGTGCGCGCAATTGAGGAAGCGGTGGAGAGATACGATGAGGGGGAGGTTCACCGCCTGCTCAAACGGATTGTGCCTGAGCTCGCCGCTCAACAATCGCTTTCCAATGTCGTCCCCTTCGAACGTGCGAGCGTATGACATACAAGGTTACCAAAGCCGTGTTCCCGGTCGCGGGAATGGGCACCCGTTTCCTTCCGGCCACCAAGGCGAATCCGAAGGAAATGCTGCCCATCGTCGACAAACCCCTGATCCAGTACGCCGCGGAAGAAGCGATCGCGGCCGGTATCAAGGAACTGATCTTCGTCACCAGCAGCGCCAAGCGCGCCATTGAAGATCACTTCGATAAGAACTACGAACTCGAATCCGAACTGGTCGCGCGCAACAAGCGCGACCTCCTGCGCAAGGTGCAGGGCATCCTGCCGAAGGGCGTATCGTGCGCCTATATCCGTCAGCCGGAGGCCCTGGGGCTCGGGCATGCCGTGTTGTGCGCCCGGTCGGTGGTCGGCAACGAACCCTTCGCGGTGATCCTCGCCGACGACCTGATCGACAACGGTGATCACAGCTGCCTCAGACAGATGGTGGATCTGTTCGGGGAGCGGGGCTGCAGCCTGCTCGGCGTGGAGCAGGTCGATCCCGCCGAGACCGATAAATACGGCATCATCACCCCGAAGCGGATCGGTGACCGCCTCTACCAGGCGGAAGCCATCGTGGAAAAGCCACGGCCGGAGGAGGCGCCTTCCGCGCTGGCGGTGGTCGGCCGCTACATCCTGACCCCCGGCATCTTCGATTACCTGGAAAACCTCGGCAAGGGTGCCGGCGGCGAGATCCAGCTCACCGACGCTATCGCGCAGTTGATGGGCAGCGAGACAGTGCTGGGCTACGAGTTCGATGGCATCCGCTATGACTGCGGCAGCAAGCTCGGCTATCTGCAGGCCACAGTCGAATACGCGCTCAAGCACCCCGATCTGCAACAGCCTTTCCGTGAGTACCTGCAAAAGTTCTGCCTGCTGGAGTGAGGAGACCCCGGGGGTCGTGATCATCTGAAATAACATCCGCAGCAGGCACTGGAGGGGGCCGAATGCGGAACTTGCACAATGTCTCGGAGGAACCGGTTCCGGCGGTGGAGCCGTTACAGGTTAAAGACCATCCGGCTGTGCACCTCCATCCGACCCGTGACGATTTTCATGGTGACCGGGACGAGATCAGCCTGCTCGACCTCTGGTTGACCCTGATGCGCTGGAAATGGTTGCTGGCCGGCGGCTTGGTGCTTGGAATCGGCGGCGCAGCACTCGTGGCGCTGTTGATCCCCGACAAATCGCAGCTGAATACCACGATCGAGATCGGCGCCCTACCGGCCAACGGCATCGCCACGCCGCTGGAATCGCCGTCTTCGATCAAGGTCAAACTCGAAAATTCCTACATCCCGCTGACACAGCGCCAGTTTCAAGAAAAGTACGGCAATGGCAAGGACAGCTTGCTCTTCGTGAATGTCATGTTGCCCAAGGACAGCAACCTGGTCGTACTCGAGAGCCGGGCGCCGGAACAGGACTTCGACGGCCGCTATGTCGAGTTTCATCGCGAGATCTCCCGTCAGCTCATCAATGACCACGTGCGCAAGCTTGCGGTACAGCGTCACCGCTTGGAGATCGATACGGCGCGGGCGCGAATGACGCTGGATGCGCTGCGCGACAAGAAGGCACTGGAAGTGAAGCGGCTCGCGCTCGAAACCAAATATCGTCAGGCGGAGGCGGAGATGCAGCGCGTGAGCGATCCAGGCATCTTCGAGGCCCGGCGCAAGGCGCTGGAAAACCAGGTCCAGGCGGCAAAACTCAAGTCTGATTCACTCAGGGGGCGGGAACAGCTCCTGCGCATGCAGCTGGGCCAGCTGGATACCCAGAAGCACCTGCTCGAGGCGCAGGCCACTCAGCTCGACGGCCAACTCCGTAGCGCGGGTGCGGCCCGGATCCGTGCCGTCAGCGAAGTGTCGGACGAGAGCCGCGCCATGACCCAGCTCCTGATCGACAACGAAATCCGTGAGAGCTCCGACCGGCTCGCCGTGCTGCAGGAACGACTCCTGGTCGGAGCCGCCAACGAGGCGCTGGAGATCAATAACGCGATCGAGGAAAACAAGCGCGCGCAGCTCCTCCAGCGCGACGAAATCCTTGAGTCGGAAGCGCAACTGGAGCAGTTCCTACGGGAACACGAGATTTCCATCCAGGAAGAGGAAAACCGGTTGCCCGAACTGAAGGCCCAGATGGCCCTGCTCATCGCCGAGCACGAGTATTCCGTGCAGGAGCAGGAATACGCCGTCAAGGAGCTGGAGAACCGGCTGGAAAACTTCACCGATACCCGCATCGTCTCCGAGCCCGTGCGTTCAATCGGAAACTCGGGTACTTCGTCCAGCGTGATTCTGGCCCTGGGCGCCATTTGCGGGATCATGTTCGGCGTGTTCGCCGCACTGTTCGCCGAATTCCTCAGGAAGCTCAGGCTGGCCCGCCTGGCCGGTTGAAGTCAGAGGTAAGGGGACGGATTTAAATCCGTCCCCTTTGTCTTGGTTTAGTCCGATTCGTGTTCCCGCCGCGGGGCATCTGCCGTGGCACGGGACTCCGTGGATACGGCTGGCGGGACCGGCGTCGACGCGGCCGCGGGACGCTCATGATCCCGTTGCGAGGTGATCGCCGAATGGAGCGAGCTGGGCCGGAAATCCGGCTTGGCAGGCTCCACGATGGAACTCACCGGAGCCGCGAAGGTCGTGACCGGCGCCGGGCTGTGGGGTATCGCTGGGGCAGGTGGCGCACTTGCGACAGCCGTAGCGACGGGCGTCGGCGGGATGTTGTCCCTGCGTCCCGTATCATTGCTCACCGGAGCGGCATCGCCACTGCCTGAATTGGCAGCATGCGCCGGTTCAGGGCGCTGCGGCTGACCCGACCCGCGGTTGCCGCCGCCTTCACCGGATCTTCCCGCGCTGTCGCCACCGGCCGCGTCGCGATTCTGAGAGCGGCGGCGTCCGCCGCGGCGGGAACGCTGCCGGCCCGAACGACTGCCCGCACCCTGACTCCCTTCACCACCGCGGTCGCCCTGAGCAGGCCGGGTCTGCTGGCCGGATTGCGGTTGCGGCTGATCCGCAGATTCGGTCGGGCGCGGATTCTCCGCCGTCTCCTGTCTCGGCTCGGCCGGTGGCTTTACGCGCGGCTCACCGCCGTGACGGCCAGTCGAACCCTGTCCGCCACGTCGTTGTTGCGGCTGGTTTCTTGGGCCGCCGCGCCCGCCACGGACTCCCTGCCGGTCACCCGCACCGTCATGGCGTCTCTCCTTGCGTTCGGAGGGTTGCGCGCGGCTGGCGGCGGCCTTGGGGGGCTCTTCCTTCTGTCCGCCGAAGAGTGTGGACCAGAGCTGCTTGATGAACCCGCCGCGAGCGGCGGGTTCACCATGCGAGCGCGGTTCTCCCTCGACTTCCGGAGCATCCTCCGGCCGGCTGGCCGGCGCCGGGGTCAGGGGCTTGATGCCTTTGACGAGCGGCGCCTCGGGGATCGGCTTGGGCTGGGCCAGCGGAACGACTTCAGCCTTGGCCTCGATCTCGCTCGCGAGCTCGTAGCTGGCCTTTTCCTCGGTCTCCGCCGGCAGATCTTCCTTGCGGAGGCGCTTGACCTCGAATTTTGGCGTCTCCAGGGCGGAATTCGCGATCAACAGGATCTTGATGCCCTGGCGCTTCTCGACCCGCGAGATCGCCTCGCGCTTCTCATTGAGGAGGAAGGTCGCGACATTGACCGGGACCTGGATGATCAGGCGGCCGGTGTTCTCCTTCATGGCCTCTTCCTCGATCACGCGCAGGATCGACAGCGCCAGGGATTCGACGTTGCGGATCGTGCCGAGGCCGTTGCAGCGCGGGCAGATGCTGTAGGCGGATTCGCCCAGCGAGGGCCGCAGGCGCTGGCGCGACATCTCGAGCAGGCCGAAGCGCGAAATCCGCCCCATCTGGACGCGGGCGCGGTCCTTCTTCAGCGCCTCCTTGAGGCGGTTTTCGACCTCGCGCTGGTTGCGCGCGGGGGTCATGTCGATGAAATCGATGACGATCAGACCGCCCAGGTCGCGCAACCGGAGCTGGCGGGCGATCTCGTCCGCCGCCTCCAGATTGGTCATCAGGGCGGTTTCCTCGATGTCGCCGCCCTTGGTCGCGCGGGCAGAGTTGATATCGATGGCGACCAGCGCCTCGGCGTGGTCGATGACGACGGCGCCGCCCGACGGCAGGCGGATCTCATGATGGTGGGCCGCCTCGATCTGGCTTTCGATCTGAAACCGGGTGAAGAGGGGGATTTCTTCCTGATAAAGCTTGAGCTTGTTGAGGTTCTGCGGCATCACCTGCTGCATGAAATCGCGCGCGCGCTGGTAGACCGCCGGGTCGTCGATCAGGATCTCGCCGATGTTCGGCCGCAGATAGTCGCGGATGGCGCGGATGATGATGTCGCTTTCCTGGTAGATCAGGTAGGGGGCGCGGGTCTCGGAGCTGGAGGCGGCCTCGATGGCCTCCCACACGCGCACCAGGTAGTCGAGGTCCCACTGGATCTCTTCGGCGCTCTTCCCGATGCCGGCGGTGCGCACGATGATGCCCATGCCATCCGGGATCTGCAGGGCATTGATGGCCTCGCGCATCTCGTTGCGGTCATCGCCCTCGATCCGGCGCGAGATACCGCCGGCGCGGGGATTGTTGGGCATCAGAACCAGATAACGGCCCGCCAGGCTGATGAAGGTGGTCAGGGCGGCGCCCTTGTTGCCGCGCTCCTCCTTGACCACCTGAACGACGATCTCCTGGCCCTCTTTCAGGGCATCACGGATCTCCACCCGCCGGTTGTCGTCGGATGCGGTATCGAAAACGGTGGGGGAGACTTCCTTGAGGGGCAGAAAGCCGTGGCGATCCGCGCCGTAATCGACGAAGGCCGCTTCCAGGCTGGGCTCGATGCGGGTGATGCGGCCCTTGTAGATATTCGACTTTTTCTGTTCCCGCGACGGGGTTTCTATATCGAGATCGTAAAGATATTGCCCATCAACCAGTGCGACCCGCAACTCTTCCGGCTGAGTCGCATTAATCAGCATTCTCTTCATGTTTCAGCAATCCTTAAGTGTAACCATGCACGCTGCTCAGCGCGGAATTGCTGAATCGTAACTGTTTGCAATGATCTTATGACATTACGTTTGCGCCAGGTTGTGTGCCAAGGGCAAGGTCATCGTATCGTCTCATATCGGTCCACAGTTCGTATTCAGCCGCACCCGCGTGCGATGACGTGGATGGTTGTGTTAACTTTCCCGTTCAAACCTTTGGGTTTCGAACGGCTGTGTATTCAATACCTCAGCGGATGCCCGGCACCGTCAAGTGGGACGTGCCCGTGAATCCCTGCATAATCATTACATTGATTAGGAAAGTTGAAGTTGAGTTCAACGCTTCCGATGACTGTGCTGCCTTACCTCCTTAATATTTGCGAAGGTGAGCGCGGACAAGCGGGCCGTTCCGGCCACTCCTGTCACGAAGTCTTTCCAATGCACGTCTGCCGCGACTGGTAATATGTTGCGCCGATGTCCTGGGACGATCGGGCATACAATTTCTCC is part of the Gammaproteobacteria bacterium genome and harbors:
- a CDS encoding glycosyltransferase family 4 protein — encoded protein: MVYLLSRTGSLLRIIDHPNERSLHQIPTPRTGGLGIWVGSLAGLGAVSLLFGEVLEVIWLATGALIIAIISFIDDRLHVPVRIRLSIHLLAAITLVIGGLQWQSIELPGLHINLPPGITHVLSVLFIIWMTNLYNFMDGMDGLAGGMAVFGFGTLGMLGHLAGDDFYAAMCWMIAASSAGFLVWNFPPARIFMGDTGSSVLGLLAAALSLWADRDGLFPLWTAMLIFAPFVFDATLTLARRTLQGERIWEAHRSHYYQRLVQAGWSHRRTVLWEYGLMLLCSAGAFYAFRASTAGQWMIIGMILSTCLAGVVGVRHIERRHLASRMPKISL
- a CDS encoding Rne/Rng family ribonuclease, which encodes MLINATQPEELRVALVDGQYLYDLDIETPSREQKKSNIYKGRITRIEPSLEAAFVDYGADRHGFLPLKEVSPTVFDTASDDNRRVEIRDALKEGQEIVVQVVKEERGNKGAALTTFISLAGRYLVLMPNNPRAGGISRRIEGDDRNEMREAINALQIPDGMGIIVRTAGIGKSAEEIQWDLDYLVRVWEAIEAASSSETRAPYLIYQESDIIIRAIRDYLRPNIGEILIDDPAVYQRARDFMQQVMPQNLNKLKLYQEEIPLFTRFQIESQIEAAHHHEIRLPSGGAVVIDHAEALVAIDINSARATKGGDIEETALMTNLEAADEIARQLRLRDLGGLIVIDFIDMTPARNQREVENRLKEALKKDRARVQMGRISRFGLLEMSRQRLRPSLGESAYSICPRCNGLGTIRNVESLALSILRVIEEEAMKENTGRLIIQVPVNVATFLLNEKREAISRVEKRQGIKILLIANSALETPKFEVKRLRKEDLPAETEEKASYELASEIEAKAEVVPLAQPKPIPEAPLVKGIKPLTPAPASRPEDAPEVEGEPRSHGEPAARGGFIKQLWSTLFGGQKEEPPKAAASRAQPSERKERRHDGAGDRQGVRGGRGGPRNQPQQRRGGQGSTGRHGGEPRVKPPAEPRQETAENPRPTESADQPQPQSGQQTRPAQGDRGGEGSQGAGSRSGRQRSRRGGRRRSQNRDAAGGDSAGRSGEGGGNRGSGQPQRPEPAHAANSGSGDAAPVSNDTGRRDNIPPTPVATAVASAPPAPAIPHSPAPVTTFAAPVSSIVEPAKPDFRPSSLHSAITSQRDHERPAAASTPVPPAVSTESRATADAPRREHESD
- a CDS encoding polysaccharide biosynthesis protein, giving the protein MVAGAWFLAYLTRYNFQLSAGVWPVLWQTLPVVIAVQGLVLWRFGLYRGVWRFASVPDLWNIIRAAAIGVFIIALAEFLINRLAGIPRAIFLLYPIYLVLLLGTPRLGYRIWRDYRLGMLNGANRKRVLILGAGRAGEMLARDMRRDGGYIPVGFLDDQPALKGFKVHNLPVLGTIDRLPEIARDHALDLVIIALPSATNAQMRRVVEICEQAEIEFRTLPNLRDLGAGQPTVSELREVNIEDLLGRTPITLDWNRISKGLAGQTVLVSGGGGSIGSELCRQIARLRPAALVLFENNEYNLFEIERELRGKHPDLVLHAYLGDVRDRASVVRAFERFKPQVVFHAAAYKHVPMLESQAREAVRNNVLGTRLMAQTADRFGCEAFVMISTDKAVNPANVMGASKRVAEIYCQSFAKRSRTRFITVRFGNVLGSAGSVIPIFQKQIKAGGPVTVTHPDITRYFMTIPEAAQLIMQAGVMGEGGEIFVLDMGEPVRIGYLAEQMIRLSGKTPGEDIEIIYTGLRPGEKFYEELFYDQEEYKSTGHDKILLAHSVVVDWSMLTSDVRAIEEAVERYDEGEVHRLLKRIVPELAAQQSLSNVVPFERASV
- the galU gene encoding UTP--glucose-1-phosphate uridylyltransferase GalU translates to MTYKVTKAVFPVAGMGTRFLPATKANPKEMLPIVDKPLIQYAAEEAIAAGIKELIFVTSSAKRAIEDHFDKNYELESELVARNKRDLLRKVQGILPKGVSCAYIRQPEALGLGHAVLCARSVVGNEPFAVILADDLIDNGDHSCLRQMVDLFGERGCSLLGVEQVDPAETDKYGIITPKRIGDRLYQAEAIVEKPRPEEAPSALAVVGRYILTPGIFDYLENLGKGAGGEIQLTDAIAQLMGSETVLGYEFDGIRYDCGSKLGYLQATVEYALKHPDLQQPFREYLQKFCLLE